One stretch of Streptomyces agglomeratus DNA includes these proteins:
- a CDS encoding MerR family transcriptional regulator: MDDERPDLLTIGRLAQRTGLPVRTLRFWSDEGAVPPVARSAGGYRLYDAESVARVELVRTLRELGLGLDDVCRVLSGRTTVAEVADAHVAALDAQIRSLKVSRAVLSTVAKRGSTVEETALMNRLARLSAAERKQIIDEFKEEVFSGLDDPRLRDRMRAYSIELPDDPTPAQVDAWIELAELVRDPGFRTRLRTWMELNTPVPGQGRPPRASIWWARQIVQTVAEVRNGGVAPEGPAAAEVLSELFGDADRAAVLRSREAGIEAGAEHYRRLVARVRGQNASPEATGELEWLARALRAADQT; this comes from the coding sequence ATGGACGACGAACGCCCCGACCTGCTCACCATTGGCCGGCTCGCGCAGCGCACCGGACTTCCGGTGCGTACCCTGCGCTTCTGGTCGGACGAGGGGGCGGTGCCGCCTGTGGCCCGCTCCGCGGGTGGCTACCGGTTGTACGACGCCGAGTCCGTGGCCCGCGTCGAACTGGTCCGCACCCTGCGGGAGTTGGGCCTCGGGCTCGACGACGTGTGCCGTGTCCTGAGCGGCCGCACCACGGTCGCCGAGGTCGCCGACGCGCATGTGGCCGCGCTCGACGCGCAGATCCGCTCCCTCAAGGTGAGCCGGGCCGTCCTGTCCACCGTGGCGAAACGGGGTTCCACCGTTGAGGAGACAGCACTGATGAACCGGTTGGCGCGGCTTTCCGCCGCCGAGCGCAAGCAGATCATCGACGAGTTCAAGGAGGAGGTGTTCAGCGGCCTCGACGACCCGCGCCTGCGCGACCGCATGCGCGCCTACAGCATCGAATTGCCCGACGATCCCACACCTGCGCAGGTCGACGCCTGGATCGAACTGGCCGAATTGGTGCGGGACCCCGGTTTCCGCACCCGGTTGCGCACATGGATGGAACTCAACACGCCCGTACCGGGGCAGGGCCGTCCCCCCCGGGCGTCCATCTGGTGGGCCAGGCAGATCGTGCAGACCGTCGCGGAGGTCAGAAACGGCGGGGTCGCCCCCGAGGGGCCGGCGGCGGCCGAGGTGCTGTCCGAGCTGTTCGGTGACGCCGATCGGGCCGCCGTGCTGCGCAGCCGGGAGGCCGGGATCGAGGCAGGAGCGGAGCACTACCGCCGGCTCGTCGCCCGTGTGCGCGGGCAGAACGCGTCGCCCGAAGCGACCGGGGAACTGGAATGGCTGGCGCGGGCCCTGCGCGCAGCGGATCAGACCTGA
- a CDS encoding MarR family winged helix-turn-helix transcriptional regulator → MPRTLHSADREQVAHAACAVSELLQLLWGRGQEAAPSGPLSPSQLRALTALAGQEGVNLRALGEVLGTRPSSVSRLCDRLEAAGFVERYPSTTSRREIEVHLSRRGRAVLAESRAFRAREVETVLQQMTPANLAALAEGLEAFQTAAAHLGLPVESISQERSADIA, encoded by the coding sequence ATGCCCCGCACTCTGCATTCCGCTGACCGTGAACAAGTGGCACACGCCGCGTGCGCGGTGTCGGAACTCTTGCAGCTGCTCTGGGGACGTGGGCAGGAAGCCGCGCCTTCCGGCCCGCTCTCGCCTTCTCAGTTGCGTGCGCTCACGGCGCTGGCAGGGCAGGAGGGTGTCAATCTGCGGGCGCTGGGCGAGGTACTCGGTACGCGACCGTCGTCCGTCAGCCGCCTGTGCGACCGCCTGGAAGCCGCCGGGTTCGTTGAGCGGTACCCGAGCACCACCAGCCGCAGAGAGATCGAAGTGCACCTCAGCCGGCGCGGACGCGCTGTTCTCGCCGAGTCCCGTGCGTTCCGGGCGCGTGAGGTCGAAACCGTGCTCCAGCAGATGACTCCGGCGAATCTGGCCGCGCTGGCCGAAGGTCTGGAAGCCTTTCAGACGGCCGCCGCACACCTCGGCCTTCCCGTCGAGTCAATCAGCCAGGAGCGCTCGGCGGACATCGCCTAG
- a CDS encoding PP2C family protein-serine/threonine phosphatase, protein MILDEMAFIVTNILAAGRAVRTAAPHALFDAMRAALIAYYEAVEVDLLMADYSLTCLQPVTALPHTSEPLPVESSPEGRAFGSQEPFGQYVAQGGAVDLHLPVTVRGDRLGILTVRLPKHRCTPDTVEELTELAELLGHEIVVAERDTDLYLQARRASRLTLASEMQWQLLPARACKRPEYAIGAQLEPAYDIHGDNFDWSSSAESLTLSVTNGMGEGIEASLLTNLAVNALRNARRAGIGIADQAALADQAVYAQYRGAQYVSTLLLSFELATGRGQVVDAGSPQLWRQRDKMVEHVAFEAQLPLGMFDETAYTAQDFEALPGDRLIFVSDGVYSAVSGAGEAYGERALARAIQAVSLLPAAAVPRALLQELASYRDADAEDDALVLCLDWFGRADPSAN, encoded by the coding sequence ATGATTCTCGACGAAATGGCTTTTATCGTGACGAACATTCTGGCTGCTGGGCGCGCGGTGCGCACTGCGGCGCCCCATGCGCTCTTCGACGCGATGCGAGCCGCGCTGATCGCGTACTACGAAGCCGTCGAGGTCGACCTGCTGATGGCCGACTACAGTCTCACGTGCCTCCAGCCGGTGACGGCCTTGCCCCATACGTCGGAGCCGTTGCCGGTGGAATCGAGTCCCGAAGGCCGCGCGTTCGGGAGTCAGGAGCCGTTCGGTCAGTACGTGGCCCAGGGCGGGGCCGTGGATCTGCATCTGCCCGTGACCGTGCGCGGGGACAGGCTGGGCATCCTGACCGTGCGCCTGCCCAAACACAGATGCACGCCCGACACCGTTGAGGAACTGACCGAGCTGGCCGAACTGCTCGGGCATGAGATCGTCGTCGCCGAGCGCGATACCGACCTGTATTTGCAGGCGCGGCGTGCCAGTCGCCTCACCCTGGCATCGGAGATGCAGTGGCAACTGCTGCCGGCCCGCGCGTGCAAGCGCCCCGAGTACGCGATCGGCGCCCAGTTGGAGCCGGCCTACGACATCCACGGCGACAACTTCGACTGGTCGTCCTCGGCCGAGAGCCTGACTCTCAGCGTCACCAACGGCATGGGGGAGGGGATCGAGGCGTCCCTGCTCACCAATCTGGCCGTCAACGCCCTGCGCAACGCCCGCAGGGCCGGCATCGGCATCGCCGATCAGGCGGCCCTGGCCGACCAGGCCGTCTACGCGCAGTATCGCGGAGCGCAGTACGTGTCCACTCTGCTCCTGTCCTTCGAACTGGCCACCGGACGGGGGCAGGTGGTGGACGCCGGTTCACCTCAACTGTGGCGGCAGCGGGACAAGATGGTCGAGCACGTCGCCTTCGAGGCGCAGCTCCCGTTGGGCATGTTCGACGAGACCGCCTATACGGCCCAGGACTTCGAGGCGCTGCCCGGCGACCGCCTGATCTTCGTCAGCGACGGCGTCTACTCGGCCGTCTCGGGTGCCGGGGAGGCATACGGGGAGCGGGCTCTGGCGCGGGCCATCCAGGCCGTCAGCCTGTTGCCGGCTGCTGCTGTGCCACGCGCGCTCCTTCAGGAACTGGCCTCCTACCGCGACGCGGACGCCGAAGACGACGCGCTGGTCCTGTGCCTGGACTGGTTCGGCCGCGCCGATCCGTCCGCGAACTGA
- a CDS encoding aminopeptidase P family protein: protein MTDESDENKARKNGLYGGVSTELAENMKQGWADTERRDLQPIAQAAHTARRRAALSAQFSGELLVIPAGNPKVRSNDTDYPFRPSSDYVYLTGDQSQDAVLVLEPGQDGGHRAVAYLLPRSDYGSGEFWLDYHGELWDGRRNSLTENEQLLGLPCRDVRTLTERLAAATGPIRLLRGYDAAVDAALNDKVTAERDTEFRVALSEMRLVKDDFEIADLRHACQATARGFEDVVRVLGTDTPTLERAIEGTFYMRARIEGNDVGYASVCAAGPHATTLHWVRNDGETRPGELLLIDAGVESRNLYTADVTRTLPVDGRFTPVQRKVYDAVYEAQSAGIAAVGPGAKYRDFHHAAQRVLAEHLAAWGLFGDRSVDEAYELGLHRRWTLAGTGHMIGLDVHDCAKARTELYVDGTLEAGMVLTVEPGLYFQSDDLTVPEELRGIGIRIEDDILVTEEGNENLSGGLPRAADDVEAWMANLRG, encoded by the coding sequence GTGACTGACGAGTCAGACGAGAACAAGGCCCGGAAGAACGGCCTGTACGGGGGCGTGAGCACCGAACTCGCGGAGAACATGAAGCAGGGCTGGGCCGACACCGAGCGGCGCGACCTCCAGCCCATCGCGCAGGCAGCGCACACCGCGCGCCGCCGGGCGGCGCTTTCCGCCCAATTCTCCGGCGAGCTGCTGGTGATCCCCGCCGGCAACCCGAAGGTCCGCTCCAACGACACCGACTACCCCTTCCGGCCCTCCTCCGACTACGTCTACCTGACGGGTGACCAGTCGCAGGACGCCGTGCTGGTCCTGGAGCCCGGCCAGGACGGCGGGCACCGGGCGGTCGCCTACCTGCTCCCCCGCTCCGACTACGGGTCCGGCGAGTTCTGGCTCGACTACCACGGTGAGCTCTGGGACGGCCGTCGCAACAGCCTCACCGAGAACGAGCAGCTCCTCGGCCTGCCCTGCCGCGACGTCCGCACGCTGACCGAGCGGCTCGCCGCGGCCACCGGCCCGATCCGCCTGCTGCGCGGTTACGACGCGGCCGTCGACGCCGCACTGAACGACAAGGTGACCGCCGAGCGCGACACCGAGTTCCGCGTCGCCCTCTCCGAAATGCGCCTGGTCAAGGACGACTTCGAGATCGCCGACCTGCGCCACGCCTGCCAGGCCACCGCCCGGGGCTTCGAGGACGTCGTACGCGTCCTCGGTACCGACACGCCGACACTGGAGCGGGCCATCGAGGGCACGTTCTACATGCGTGCCCGGATCGAGGGCAACGACGTCGGTTACGCGTCGGTCTGCGCCGCGGGACCGCACGCCACGACGCTGCACTGGGTGCGCAACGACGGTGAGACCCGCCCTGGTGAACTGCTGCTGATCGACGCCGGAGTGGAGAGCCGCAACCTCTACACCGCCGACGTCACCCGCACCCTGCCGGTCGACGGCCGTTTCACGCCGGTCCAGCGCAAGGTGTACGACGCGGTGTACGAGGCGCAGTCGGCCGGTATCGCCGCGGTCGGGCCCGGTGCCAAGTACCGGGACTTCCACCACGCCGCCCAGCGGGTGCTGGCCGAGCACCTGGCGGCCTGGGGCCTGTTCGGCGACCGGTCGGTGGACGAGGCGTACGAGCTCGGGCTGCACCGCCGCTGGACCCTGGCCGGCACGGGTCACATGATCGGCCTGGACGTCCACGACTGCGCCAAGGCCCGCACCGAGCTGTACGTGGACGGCACGCTGGAAGCGGGCATGGTGCTCACCGTCGAGCCGGGTCTGTACTTCCAGTCGGACGACCTGACCGTTCCCGAGGAGCTCCGCGGCATCGGCATCCGGATCGAGGACGACATCCTGGTCACCGAGGAGGGCAACGAGAACCTCTCGGGCGGCCTTCCCCGGGCCGCGGACGACGTGGAGGCCTGGATGGCCAATCTGCGGGGCTGA